One Aegilops tauschii subsp. strangulata cultivar AL8/78 chromosome 2, Aet v6.0, whole genome shotgun sequence genomic window, ttatgtgcttggcacattggtaattggaaataaatttcttgacacgaattaggacttcatttgaaaatagtttttcgatgaagtgcttaggctaaatagcctcaatattaggcatgatgatctatggagatagatttacctaatgggtctaagcaatgaatacatattgacaaggtgctaaaacctatttagcatttaaaacgccaaggagtgttTCTTGActaagtcacatggaaagagtttttacaagactcggtgtcccaaaacactgaggagtaaaatacatgatggagattCCACACACCTTCGTgttttggattaatcatgtattccatggtttgtaaaacaaccagatatgtccaatactcccaaggtgttgcgagtatggatactaaagtgatcaaagtactgatcgtgggacaacagtgaaagatgtcattgagtactagagtaagtactgatgatatgttttcttgcaagcagagatcatgaagagttcgttgtaaaatgttacatggatacagtcttcatcttttctccatgcgattttcgatttaagttaagggttttgtgtaatacaCAATATGTTGGCATGGTAGTTGGAAATTGTTCCCAATAggatactgtggcgaattctataacaaatgactaagtatgttgacgctttagaagcgacaaaagaagatgttgaatcatatagttcattcatgaacttagtatggttccaagatggcttttgtcaatgggacactactgcaggtacttgctccataactcagtctgaggaatccaggttcgacctatGATTCAAATACATACAacgccaagtccacacaaaatatgaattttgtgaaagcatgaaaatgcgaggatatgcagagatacacacggagctgaaattgtcagatccgatggacatcaggctataccacatgcgaagcattttttacaccagtatgccataggtgtaaagtgcattagcattaactagattattgactctagtgcaagtgggagtctgtaggagatatgccttagaggcaataataaatgatattatttatctccgagttcacaattatgtttatgttccatgctataactgcaatgattctcgagtctgcaatatccacgaggctcggaggaagactcatatgcacgtgtggaataataaacgataagaagtattcctagtctggcctctaagactagctcaagtgttgcatgatgattctgttttcctggtcatgggcatgtctatgccagcaatttcgagggcacaatgttaagagaacatttgtgttgaatcgacccggattgatgttatgctatgagattcattcgtcacaagtttattggtacataacacagagatggttaacgtttgcatgattccttagaccatgagagtatcaagtttcttcatgcttgcttcatgaactttggggtttgttaaatgtcatccgtaaatgggtggctattacggcggcttacgggttcatggaaaagtgtgtcaagtaacttgatagctcaagattgggatttgctcctccgacgatggagagatatctctgggccctctcggtgttatggtatccatcatcgtctggccagacactttgtgatttgatcatggggatgccggaacacgataacgagaaaagagaacaataccggtaacgaggtaactagcatagtggacaagttgttgatccacgggaatgccaacatgtctcacctcgggtatttgtaacatatcgcgaagcaacaggaatagcacacggcaactggaggttcactcgaatatttattcgtgtgggtataggggtcaatatgggtgtccacggctccgatgttgatcattgatcggaaggggttccgggtcatgtctatacttcaccgaacctatagggtcacacgcttaagggtcatctatctgctgaatactagacagggagtctgagagaaaatcaccgaaaaagtttcggacaccgaaaagtttcggacagcggaatcgtaccgcagagagaggtcaccggatgagtttcggtgaaaccgaaaaagttgtttcggggtataccattaagtcaaaatggtttcggcacatgcctgataattcttggagggtgccagaatcattctggaaactttttggaattttcagaaataaaaactgaaaatgtttcggagctaccggtaccgctttggctgtttttcgcagatgaaattcactaatctgaaattgtttcagaacgaatccaaaatcgttttagtgggtactagaattattctaagacccacagaaatattttcggatttagtggacgcgaaaaattgtcttcatgaatagtgaaaacgcattcttgtttgcttttcgcagatgaaaatcactaaaccgaaattgtttcggaatgcgttgaaaattattttagtgggtactggaaatgttctgagcccacataaatattttcagttcgaacggacgctgaaaaatgtcgtcatgaatagtgaaagtgctttttgcttggcttcttggagaagccaccttgagggcctttttggtatttccccccttggcttcttggagaagccacccttgggcttggcctatatataggggtggagggggctgcctaaaggatgatcccttctcacatacaagtgccatgcatgatctggcttctctctccctcccagcgaaacagtttcgtagagccgaaaggttgtctgggttccggtgggaactagttctggacggcgaagccctgccggatagatgacaccgtatgtgtgcaactctgtagagagatcgtagtttcggtcttagttcgtgagtgcctcccgaagggctgtccgtttgaccgtccgagtttcgaaggtcctcccgaagggctgtccgagtgaccattcgagtttcgaaggtcctcccgaagggctgtccgcgacaccgtccggggggctgttcgaccgcctcccggagggctgtctgaggagcagatgagtaTACAttctcgcggttgggaggttgtaaatcctagctgcggggatctgcaccaccgatcgtcatcgactctacttcccgctgcgctacgagtcggtaacgaaaaagatcaaaccatgtatgcagtctccatagtggtcctgggctggtgcgtaggtcggaaaatttttgttttctgtcgcgttaccCTACACCACCGCCTCGCCCGCCCGTCCCGCTCGTCGTGGCCGATGaccgtgataacccacaagtataggggatcgtttgtagccttcttcgataaataagagtgtcgaacccaaagaggagctaaaggcagaacaaatattccctcaagttctatcgaccaccggtacaactctacgcacacttgacgtttgctttatctagaacaagtatgaaactagtttgctagaataaaactatgaataaattgcaaggtagtaaaagtggatagcttttgtcaacgagaaaagtcatttgtccctaggcaatcgataacatgtaccggtaatcattcttgcaattttatatgagggagaggcatgagctaatatactttctctacttggatcatatgcacttatgattggaactctagaaagtatccgcaactactaaagatcattaaggtcgtgaaactcAACCAtggcattaagtatcaagtcctctttactccaatacgtcataccccacttactcgggtttaagcttctatcactctcgcaatcCACCATAAGCGAAcaatgaacatattgcaacaccctacagtgggggCCCCTCAGGcttgcgcgagacggagggcaccgtagaacagcaccataaataaaatatacaatcataccagccaagatcacgattaacccataggacaaaacggatctaatcaaacatcataggataaccatagatcattgggaaataatatatggagttgagcactatgtttaagtagagattacaacggagagaaggggtgttacactgctgcatagagggggagagagtgggtgttgacggtagcaagattgttgatgaagatcgccgtcacgatcctagccccggcggcactccgacgccaccgggagagagggggagagagccccctccttcttcttcttccttggcctcccccctacatgggaggagggttccccctctggtccatggcctccatggcgacGGAGGGGCGGGAACCCCTCCGTTGGATCTCCCTCCCTCTTCTCTTTTGTTTCGTGctcccagatctggccgaaaactgTTTCTTATATCTCCGGATGCTCTTCCGTTCTTTCCAATGACAAACAGGAAGTCAGGTTTAAAATGTAATTCTATGGACTGGTTTCTTCAGCCCTTTTTCTATGTGTTGGTGTTCTATATGACCGACATAAGACTCGACTTGTTAGATATTATGGAGGTTTAGTGAGCACCATGCCAAATTTCTCTACCATTTTCTTCTTTTTCACTTTAGCCAATATGAGTtacccggagatccgtaactccgattgcgctgatctttttacacgattttttcctgatataagcttccttgcgcccgaagtatagctccaaccgacgtacgaggtgagcacaacccaccaccacgcgccagggGCCCGGGGCACGCCCTGGTGTATCATGgtctgtgtgggcctccgtttgcggtgattccaactcccaaaaatcacaaatattccaaaataattctctgtggAGTTTCATCACATTTGGACTTTTTTTGATATGTattttctgcgatacaaaaacaggcaacaaacaggaactagcactgggcactggataaGTAAGTTAGcccaaataaatcatataaaaagttgtcaaaagtatgtaaaacttgtataatattgacatgaaacaatcaaaaattatagatacgacggagacgtatcagcatccccaagcttaattcctgctcgtcctcgagtaggtaaatgataaaaagataattttgatgtggaatgctacctagcataaacttgatcatatatctagtCATGGTAtaaatattaagacataagtgattcaaagcaatagtctataatttgacataaagacatcaatactcaggcatcccaataAACAATCacgtctttcaaaatatcaacgctaaagaaagttatccctacaaaattatatagtcttgtcatgctctgtcttcctAACACAAAGTATAAATCATGTACTATCCCGgtgtcagccaagcaattgtttcatattttttaacgcgcttcagatTTTTCaacctcacgcaatacatgagcgcaagccatggatttAGCACTACGGATGgagtagagtatgatgataggggtaaatataaagaagacaaaaaggtaagaaagtctcacatcgatgcggctaaccaacgggctatggagatgcccatcaattgatatcaacgtgaggagtagggattgccatgcaacgaatgcactaagagctataagtgtataaAAGCTccatatgaaaactaagtgggtgtacatctaatcctataatgaaacattcccactagtacatgaaagtgacaacatatgagactctccatatgaaaactaagtgggtgtacatctaatcctataatgaaacattcccactagtacatgaaagtgacaacatatgagactctccatatgaaaaacatggtgctactttaaagcacaagtgtggtaaaggatactaacaatgccccttctctctttatttatttattttctttccctttttttctttctttttctttcttttcttgtttcctttttttctcttattgtccggagtctcatcctgactcgtaggggaatcatagtctccatcatcctttcctcactggggcactgctgtaaaaatgatgatcatcacacttctatttacttataactcaaaaggaataaaaattacaactcgatatctatgATAAattatgactctatatgaatgcctctggcaatgtaccaggatgtgcaatgatctagcgtaacgtGCAGAAAGGAAGGAGGTGATGGCGAGCTCGCTGTTCCTGGTGGGGAGATCGGCGCCAACGACTACAACCACCCCTTCTTCCAGAACAGGACGCTCGAATGGGTCAGGCCCCTCGTGGCCCAGGTCATCAGCTCCATCACTCTCTCCATCGAGGTACGTGTACGCGCTCGACGACCAAAAATCCAAGCTGCAGCACGATTGGTCTTGACTGTTTCCACCACTTGCATGCCATTGCCAGGCTTTGATCGAGTTGGCAGCCAAGACCATGTACGTTCCGGGCATCTTCCCATTGGGGTGCACCCCGCGgtacctcttcctcttccccggcgacgaccgCGACCCTGCCACGGGCTGCCTCCGGCGGTTGAACGACCTTTTCCTTGTCCACAACCGCATGCTGAAAGCCAAGCTCGAGGAGCTCCGCCGCGACCACCCCGGCGTGTCCATCACCTACGTCAACACCTACGACGACGTGCTCACCCTCATCGCCAAGCCGGCGGAGAACGGGTTCGGCGCGGAGACGGTGCTGAAGGCGTGCTACCCCATCTTGGACGCCCGGGACGGCGGCAGTGCCGTGCCCGGACCCGTCGAGGTACGTGTCATTCGACGGCCTGCACCTGACCGAGGCGGCGTACAAGATCATGGCCAGCGGGATGCTCGATGGCCCGTACGCCGCGCCGCCCATCATGTCCACATGCAACCACAACTGCTAGACCTGCGTACAGTACATATGCAGGTGATCAAATAAAATCATCATTTGATTTGAATCGACAATAAAATCATCATTTCATTTGAGTCGACATTCTTCGTTGGTGTGTCTCCTCGACGCCTAAAATATGTAAATCGTTTGTGAGCCCACCATGTTCCCGCTGAATAGATTCGTGTGTTGTGCATCCTTTTTTTCTATCAAAAATGCTAGAGAACTGTGCGCATCCGTAATCCGTTGAGTAAACTGTTTGACCTGATCTTTCTTTTTTCGGATAAAATGCCTATCTCTTTTCTTTTTGAAGGGCATAAAATGCCTATCTCATCTGCACCATCTGGGCAAGAGTGTGGCTCACCCTATTTTGATCCATACTACATACACGAGATGTCGCATTCCCACGACCTTGTCCTAGCAGTCATTTAATCTCATCAACTGGAGAAGCTGCAAGGGGATCTATTCTGAGTTGAGTCGCTCATCGTATCAGCCACGACCAAGCAATCCGTCTACAGGATGAAAGACATTATTGTGCATTCGAGAGAGACATTGGGCGCGCGGGTGCCGCAGTCCTTGGCGTCCACTCAGCTCTTTGGCTTGCCTTGTCACGCCATCACTGTCTCGCCTCAGCACCAAGTATTGTCGAGCTCCAGCTTCTTGTGGGGGTCCGATGAAATCCACGCTCCCCTACAAGGCGCTTCATCGAGAGTCTTGGGCGTCGATTGTTTCTGATGATGTTGGCTCGGCACCCCCAACCGATGTGCTGCTGCACTCCACTTTAGCAACTCAAGCCAAACTGTTGATGCGTGTTGAGAACTTTCTGGAGCGGACAGAGGCGGCCCTGGACAAGCTCTCTCTTGTGTCGGCTGTGCTGCAGTCCACTCCTATGTCGCATCCTTCTAGTCAGGATGATGTTGTTGGTGGCTCAGTGAAGAACATGGATGAAGAGTTCTATGGTTGTTTCCCCCTCGAGTTGGGGACAACTTGTCGTCGATGTCTGCCGATGTAAGCAAGGCCATCGCCGTGGTCGTCGCCCCTGTGTTGCAGATTATGCCCGAGCTTCAACAACTATGTGCGAGACCTGCTTCGCCTCAGCCATTGGAGCATGTAGAGGTTGTCTCGCCGGTGAACCTTGTTGAGGGGCAGGATTCGCGTAGGTCATGTGAGCAACTAGAAGCGTCTGAGTCCATCGTGTCAATAGTATCTGTGACTGATAATGTTGAGGCAGTCAACATGTTGGCGTCTGATCCTTTGGAGCCCAGCCAGCCGCTCGCCATTGTGGAGCGTGAAGGTTCCAATGTTACAGTCACTCACTCGCACGAGACCATTGGGCAGGTTTCTGTGCGTGACAAGGTCAATGATATTCTCTTCCAAATAGAGATTCACAGCTTGCTCAAACGTTTGGAGGCGGCTAGCCCTGGATCTGGCAAGGCGATTGTAGAGGAGGCTCTCAGGAGCAAGAGAACGAACAGCGGCGCCACAAGAAAGGCGTCCGCAGTTGCTTGATGGATGGTCATCAGTCCCTTGGGTTGTCCTTATGGTCTGAGTTGTTAGCGCAGATTTGGTGGTGCCCGTGGTCTTCGGTTGTGTTACTCTCGTTAGGGGTTTCTTTGCGATGTAGCAGTGTGGGGGTTGGTGGTCGTTATGTGTTGGGTATGGTTGTCGGGTTGGTGTGTTTACGGGGTTGCATGCTTCGTGAGTAGTCCACATGTGGTtgtttttttttggaaaagggggtttgccccggcctctgcatcaaaacgatgcatacggccatatAATTGATAATCAAAAGGTCCAACATAAGTCTCGAGGTCTCAAACAAAAGGAAAAATGCTCACAAAGAGCACGAATGCAAAAGCAGGATGGCCACAACCGGCAGGCAAAACAAAAGATAGGAAACTAAACACCTATCcaattacatgaccgccatccaaaccggttgaaaatagcccgtgctaccgtctcccaccggatagatccagtaaccaaatgctccctggcctCCTCGGGGTGAGTAGCGACCACGTACGGATGAATGTAGTGGcccggaaaataacctgcaagaAATGAATATTTGTTGTTCTATTAAAAACCAAGTCGTTTCTGCAGTTCCAGACTGCCCATAATAAAGCACATACTCCCACACGGATATGTCTCGCTGTTTCTGCATCAATACCATCTAGTCACGTTTCAAATAACGTGTTGATGGAATTCGGAGGAGTAATATTAAAAGCTATGTAGACCGACCTCCACAAATTTTTTGCCAATGGTCAGTCAAGAAAAAGGTGTTTGATTGATTCATCACTATCACAGAAACTACATCTTTTAGATCCAGTCCAGTTGCGTTTCGCCAAATTGTCCTTAGTTAGTATAACTCGTTTGTGGataaaccacataaacactttgattttTAAAGGCACTTTGACTTGCCAAACATGTTCGAACGAGGAATAGCGCTAGTGTTGATAATATCTAAATACATGGATTTAACCGAAAACTCACCATTCTTAGCTAGTTTCCAGCGCAACTGATCGGGCTGTTGAGAAAGATGGACATCCATCAATCTTCTCACAAGATGGAGCCATGCTTTCCAACGGTTTCCCGCTAGCGTCCTCCTGAATTGAATATTAAGAGGATTGGACTGTAATACTGTTACAACATAAGAGTCTCTTCGCTAAACAATATTATAGAGAGAAGGATATTGGAGTGCAAGGGGCGTCTTCCCTAGCTATGTATCCTCCCAGAATCTTGTGAAAGTACCATTTCCAACTACAAATTTTGTCCTGTTAAAAAAGCCTAATTTCACTCTCATCAGTCCCTTCCAAAAAGGTGAATCAGTCGGTCTTACCGTCAGCTGGGACAAGGTTTTGGACTGGAGGTACTTATTACGAAGAATCTGGGCCCATGTGGCATCTGTCTCTACAGATAACTTATACAGCCACTTGCTGAGAAGACATCTGTTCTTCACCTCTAAATTTTCAATGCCTAGACCCCCTTGATCTTTCGGCCTACAAATGATATCCCACTTAGCGAGTCTGTATTTTCGTTTTAATTGGTCGCTCTACCAGAAGAAGCGCGGTCGATAGAAATCTAGCCTTTTTCGTACTCCAACTGGTACTTCAAAAAAGGAcaagagaaacataggcatacttgTGAGAACCGAATTAATCAGAATCAGTCGTCCTCCGTATGATataagcttgcccttccagcagctcAGTTTTTTTTCAAATCAATATTCAATGCACTTCCACTCCTTGTTGGAAAGCTTGCGATGGTGGATTGGTATACCCAAATACGTGAAGGGTAAAGACCCCAATTCGCACCCAAACAATTCCTTATaagcttcttgttcttctttagCTCTTCCAAAACAGAACAATTCACTTTTATGGAAGTTAATATTTAACCCCGATAATTGTTCGAACAAGCAGAACACCAGCTTCATGTTTCTAactttagagcatctccaacaggcaCGCCAAAAGACGCGCCCGCGCGGTAAAATCGTTTTTTAGCGCGTGCGGCCCGGTTTCGCGTGCTCCAGTGGTGGCGGCAAATTACCGCGCGCGGGAGAAAGCGGCAGCTGGCGCGATAGATTTGGCGCGCCGCTTCGCGCGCGCCTATAAAATCTGGCGCTCGCCACGCGCTCAACCACACTGCCACGTGCCCTCCTCCTCGCCACCTCGACGCTCTTTCTCGCCGCTTTCCCCGCCACCACcacgccaccatgccgccgcgccgTCGGGTTCTTCGggctaccgcggcgtccgcgagcgcccctcgggctggtactccgccgagatccggtccGGCGACGTCCGGCTCGGCCTCAGCTCGTTCCGGACCGCGCACGAGGCGGCCCGTGTgtacgacgcggcggtgtggcgcTTGGAGAGGCCCCCGTCGCAGATGAACTTCCGGGACGTCTTCACGTGCGAGCAGGCGCAGTGCCTCGCCCCTCCGCCTCGTCTCATCACCGACCAGGACCGTGCGGACCACGTGCGGcagcagcgccgcctcctcatcgCCGAGGAGGACGAGCGAGCCATGGCGGAGTGGCGCCATCGCCACCCGGAGGACGTCGCCGCCGAGAACGAGTTCTGGGCAGAGAGGACG contains:
- the LOC109754959 gene encoding uncharacterized protein; the protein is MNFRDVFTCEQAQCLAPPPRLITDQDRADHVRQQRRLLIAEEDERAMAEWRHRHPEDVAAENEFWAERTARRRAERADKRRRKALALSQCDIVENGGQSIFSPNDLRWDDMWLDTSDNTTEDDDGDDDDGWESS